Below is a window of Planococcus rifietoensis DNA.
GACACCCGGCAAGGTTTTGATGAACGCCTGAACGCCCCATAAACACCCGCCTGCAAAGTATATAGTCTCCATATCGACACTCTCCTTGTGCTGTAGTAGCTCTTTCTGCCGCTCTGATATATAAGCCGAGCTGTTCCATTCAGTATAGCATCTCAAGGAATCCAGCATAAATCTTCGCTAATTTCCTTATGCCATCTTTTGGCTGCGCCCAAATTTATTGTTTCAATAAACTGCTTTTTAAGAATAATTAGCCTTTCAAATCGTTTGCGCCTTTTCTGAATGGCGAAATAGCGCTAGAAGTGGCTCCATTTGGCCTAGTAAATAAACAAAAGGATTTTTTTGCCGTCTTCCCCCAAGTACAATCTTCACTTTTAACGGCTCATCAAAATACATACTCTACCCTATATATTCAGAATAATTAAATAGCTATGATGATTTTACCGAGTTGCAATACCGGTAAGACGAGAAGGAGTGACTTTTGATGAGCAAAAAGAAATTACTGACTTTAAGTTTGGCAGCATCACTCGCATTATCCGCCACAGCGGTTTCCGCCGATACCCTATCTAAACAGGCAACAGAAAAAGTCCATGTCAATAAAGACACCCAGACACCTGATTTCATTTCCGGAACATTGACTGAACCGTCCGATCAAGATGCAAAAGAAATTGTCTTTACATATTTGGAAGAAAACGAAGACACATACAAAATCGATAAAAAAGACCTTTCCAGCTTCAAAGTGATCAGCCAGGAAACAGATGATCTCGGCTTCACAAAAGTGAAGCTCCAGCAGAAATTCAAAGGAGTGCCCGTTTTCGGTTCCGTGATTAACGCCCATGTTGACCAAGACGGCGTGCTCACGTCCATCTCCGGGAATTTGGCGCCGGAATTGTACGATAAGAAATCCTTGAAGAAAGGCGCAACCTTGAAAGCCGGGGCTGCAGTCGAAAAAGCAGCAGCCGACCTGGAAGAAAAAATCGGCAGTTCCCCAGAGCTTGAAGCTGAAGTGACGCCGGAATTGGTCATCTATTCCAAAGACGGGCAAGCGCATTTTGCCTACAGCGCTGAATTCGAGTTCCTCTATCCGGAACCGGGGAATTATCAATACTTCGTGGATGCCAAAACAGGCGACATCCTCGATTCCTACAACCAGATCCATGAAGCGAAGCCTTCCGGAGGCGGTTCAAGTTTGACGGGAGAAGATTCAACAGCAACCGGCAAAGGCGTATTGGGCGATACAAAATCGTTCAATACTTTAGTCAATAGCAGCGGTTCTTACCTGGTCGACCGTACGCGCGGCAGCGGCATTTTCACGTACGACGCGAAAAACCGCACACGTACGCCGGGTACGCTTTGGCTCGACAGCGACAATGTCTACAACGCCGCTTATGACGGCGCAGCGGTCGATGCCCATACTTATGCTGGCCAGACTTACGATTACTTCCAAGACGTCCATAGCCGCAATAGCTACGACGGCAACGGCGCTGAACTGATTTCCACTGTCCATTATGGCCGCAGCTATAACAATGCGTTCTGGAGCGGTTCCCAAATGGTTTACGGCGACGGTGACGGCAATACCTTCGTGCCGCTATCCGGTGCGCTGGATGTCATCGCGCATGAATTGACGCACGCCGTGACCGATACTTCCGCTGACTTGATCTACCAGAACGAATCCGGCGCAATCAACGAATCGATGTCCGATATTTTTGGAACGCTTGTCGAATACCATTTCAATAACAAGCCGGACTGGCAAGTGGGCGAAGACATCTATACGCCAAGCGTCGCGGGCGATGCACTGC
It encodes the following:
- a CDS encoding M4 family metallopeptidase → MSKKKLLTLSLAASLALSATAVSADTLSKQATEKVHVNKDTQTPDFISGTLTEPSDQDAKEIVFTYLEENEDTYKIDKKDLSSFKVISQETDDLGFTKVKLQQKFKGVPVFGSVINAHVDQDGVLTSISGNLAPELYDKKSLKKGATLKAGAAVEKAAADLEEKIGSSPELEAEVTPELVIYSKDGQAHFAYSAEFEFLYPEPGNYQYFVDAKTGDILDSYNQIHEAKPSGGGSSLTGEDSTATGKGVLGDTKSFNTLVNSSGSYLVDRTRGSGIFTYDAKNRTRTPGTLWLDSDNVYNAAYDGAAVDAHTYAGQTYDYFQDVHSRNSYDGNGAELISTVHYGRSYNNAFWSGSQMVYGDGDGNTFVPLSGALDVIAHELTHAVTDTSADLIYQNESGAINESMSDIFGTLVEYHFNNKPDWQVGEDIYTPSVAGDALRSMEDPTLSGDPDHYSKRYTGTGDYGGVHINSGISNKAAFLLANGGSHYGVTVAGIGNDKAGDIYYRTLTQYLTPNSNYSHFRVSTIQAATDLYGASSAEVASVKAAFSAVGVN